GACCGTTCCTTTGTCCCAAATCAGTCTGGAAGTTCCCAGTGGAGTCGCCGTCTCGAAGCAGGCCATTTCGGATGAACAGAGTCGAGTTGAACTGTTTGGGCTGGGAGAGCAGCTCGATCTGTCGTGGCAACCGATTCCTGATGAGAAGAAAGTCGAAACCGTATTACAGGTCGAGACACTGATCACAACCGATTTTACATCAGACTCAGTTCTTCTCAATGCAAACCAGTCAATCAAAGCATTGACGGGTAGTTTCCAGACAGTACAGGTTCAGTTGCCCGAGGCTTTTCGATTATTGGATATAAAATGTGATGGTTACAAGAGTCATCAAGTGGCGAAAGATAACCTGGTAGACGTCTCGCTGATTGAACCCACGGTAGGGCCAATTGAATTGCATTGGACTCTGGAGGCAGAGTTTCCAGAGCAGAGCGGGCATTTTCTGATCGATGGCTTTGATGTGAATCGAGCCAAACGACAAACAGGTTTGATTGATATTCAGGCGCTGGATGGTTATCGCATCTTTCGCACTGAAGGACAAAATCGGTTTGTCTACCAGATTAAAGCTAACCAAAAAGACCTGGATAGCTCATATCGCTTTCTGAAACAGCCATTTCAACTTCCGCTGAATATTGAACGAGTCAAGCCGTACTTCTCTGCCAAGCCATTTTATCTGGTGCAGATGTTTGGGAACCGGGCAGAACTGGAAGCACGGGTGAAAATCAACGTCTTTCAAGGTGCGCTGGATCAAGTTTCGTTCAACTGGCCTCATCGAAATGAAGAAGGCTGGGAACTGGAATTGATGCAGGAACCTTCTTTGACGGAAGCGATTGAAGTAGATCAGTCTCAACCTGACAGAATTAAAATTCATCTGTTGAAACGTTCCAAGGGAGAATTCGAAATTTCATTTCGTGCCCGGCGTCCTGTGATTGCAGACCAGGAACCATTTCAATTTTCGCTTCCCGAAATTGAAGCTCCCAGCCTGTCAGCTACTTCACTGGTACTTGCGAATGATACGAATGTCGTAACGGATCTGACCCCTGCGCCGAAAACGCAGGTGTTGTCAACGCCATTAGTACAACTGGACCAGTTCAAGCTACCAGCAGAAGTTCAGGTTCTGCGAAAGAATATGATCCAGATTCAGCCGGGAGTGAATGATTTTTCTGCTGTCGTTTCAATTCATAACCAGGAAATTACAGCCACCAGTATCGCTTTATTAGAAATGGATAGTTCTACAACCCGGGTTGAGCAGGAAATACAATATCAGATTGAATATGAACCACTCTCTGAAATTCGATTGCTGGTGCCTTTGTCGCTGAAAAATCGTGTTAATTTTTATCTGGACGATGAGCAGAATCCGCTTGTTCCAACCTGGACTTCGGATGAAACCGATCCAATCCAGAATGCCCGGCTTTCTTTGCGCACCAAAAAGCTTGGGTCAGTCAAAATCACGGCAGTCTACTTATTACCACAAGCTTCTCAGTCGGAAATCTACGTTCCATTGATTCGTTCTGATGATATGGCATTTTCAGAGAGCCAGTTTGAACTTTTGATTATGAACGACGAAGAGGCACAGTCACTCGAAGTCGAAAGTATGGATGCAGCCTGGCAGCAACAATTGGCCATGAATAATAATGCCTTCTGGCGTGCTGTGGATCCCAAAGCTGATATTCATCTCAAATTCAAAAAAAGTGAATCAGGGTCCCTCTTATCGTACTCGATCAATCAGGCATGGATTGATTGCAGCATCGATTTGGCTGGCTCTTATCAGGCACGTGCACAATATCAGTTTCCGGTATCACCGCGAACAATTTCGTTCCGTATGCCAGAAAACTCGGGCATCAAAATCGATGAGATCTGGTGGAACGATCAACCGGTTAAGGCGAATCTGGTTCAGGGGAGTGCTCAGGAATACCAGCTTAGTTTGCCAGTTGTAAAAAATAAAGAACTGGCTTCGAATATCCTGACGATTGATTATAGTTCGAACAGACACCAGCGCGATTCTCAGTTCAGCCCTTTGACAGTTGGTGCTGCGGAATTTTCCGATAATCTCTGGGTCGAAAAAACCATGTGGAAAGTCAGCCTGCCTAATAGCGAACACCTCTTTACGATTCCACTTGGGTACACTCCCCAGTTTCGTTGGGAACATCAGGGAGTCTTCTGGTCGCGACTGTTTTCAGGTCAGGAAGAAATCCCTGTGGCCATGAAGAATACGCCGCCCCAACGGACTGATTTTATGGGTGTAAACGACTATCAATTCTATCGGATCGGGCCCGCTACTTCGTTACAGTTTCATGCGCTCTCTCGTTCTATGATTGTGTTTATTGGTGCCGGGACTGCCTTATTGCTGGGATTTATTTTAATGAGTATCTCAGCTCTGAGAAGCGCACTGATTCTGTTGGTCATGATGACTGCTGTTTCGACTGTTGCTCTATGGTATGCTGCCCCGGTGGAAGTTCTGTTGCAGCCCGCCGTCTTTGGATTACTTCTGGCTGTTGTCGCAGCACTGATTAATGGGACTTCGCGAAAGCGACGCGAATCAAAAATGTTATCGCTTTCAGCACCCAGTGATTTTATTCCTCCCCCTTCATATTCCGATCGTATTCGACCTTCAGAAGTGGATCCGGAGGACATTACGGCTGTCAGGCCTGGATCGGAAGTTGTTGATAATCCGGTCTCTTCGTCAGAAGCCGGAGCCAGCCGATGAGAGTGACTCCCGGTTTCAAAAGTCGACAGCGATCTACCTGCAAAGCGATCTGTTTGATCATTGTAGGTGTTTTCTGCTGCTTGAGCTTCAGAAGTCTCTCGGCTGCGGATAACAGCGTGGTGAATCTTTCTCCTTCATTGCGAATCAAAGAAATCACCGTTTCAGGTCGTGATCCATCTCAATGGCCTGAGGGGAATTGGTATCCTGTTCCTTTAAAGAAATATCAATCACTCAAAGCTGCCGCGCTGTTAAAAAAAAATACTCCCCCGAATTCCTGGATTCAGGATGCTACTTATATAGCGACACTGAAAGGTGATCACCTGGTCGATGGTCGGCTGGACTATACTCTGCATTGCTCCCAAAATGAGCCAGGTTTTATTAATCTGTCAAAACTGAATCTGGCGATTCATGAATTGAAGTGGGGTAAGCAGGATGCAGTCTGGGGGCTAGCTCCAGATAGACAAACATTGCTGCTTGTCGATCATTTTGGCGATTCTCTGAACGGGAAGTGGAGCTTAAAAGGCCGACGACTGCCTCAGCGAACGGAGTTTACTTTTCAGTTACCCGAAACTGTGGTCTCGCGTATTCAACTGAATGTACCTCGGGGAATGGTTCTGACTACATCAGCGGGCTATGTTTCAGGGCCATCCAAATCGGATCTGCGTGATTATGATTTATGGGAGATCGAACTCGGCGGGCAGTCCGAGTTTCAAGCCGTCATTTATCAGAGAGAGAAACAGAAACAGGCGCCGACACAAATTCTGTATCATCAATTTGCTCAGGTCGGCATCCGGGAAGATGGTTTAAGGCTTCGGGAAGACTTTCAGGTTGAAGTATTGAATCGCCCTATCCACAAACTGGAATTTCTAGCGCCCCCGGAATATGAAATTTATTCAGTGACTCTGGGAAATGATCTGGCTTTACCATTTGGGGTGAAACAGCAGAAAGGCCGGAATCTGATCACAGTAGATCTCATTGATCCTCTAGTGGGAATCAGCCGTCCCTTAACGATTCGTGCACTGGCATCACCGTCTCTGGAGGGAGATGTGACCATCCCTCGACTGAAATTAAAACAGGCCCATTTTCTGGGCGGGACGGTACATCTTGATATATCCTCACCATTACAGACACATGCGATCAATTCAACCGATTTGCGACAGACAGGAGTGCTGATTCAAGAAGAGCAGGGAGAGTCATACGACTTCAAGCAATATACTCCTGATGCACGCTTGCAGTATCGCCTGGCTTTACCAGATTTAAACCTTTCCGCCAGAGTACATAGTTTGATTCAGGTCGAAGATAAAGTCTGGAATTTAAGATCACGGATTCATTGGGCTTCGGCTGCAGGAACGACCTATCGCCTGGAAGCAATGATTCCAGCAGGTTGGGAAATTACTCAGGTCAACAGTCTGACTGCTAAGAATAATTCTGGTGATCTGGTCTGGGATGTAGAGCAGAGTGGTCGACAACAGAAGTTAAGTGCCCGACTTCCAATTTCAGTTTCTCCCGAGACTCCCTACTCACTTGAGATCCAGGCCAAGCGACTGGTTCCTGTCTTAAAACGGTCGATCGACTTGTTTGGTGTCAGACCATTGGGGTGTGACAATGTTGATCGAATTTTAGAATTAACAGCGAGTTCAGATGTCGGCTTGCTGTTTGAGCCTGATAAAGAAGTCGATGAAATTACAGCCAGCGAACTTCCGAAAAACTGGAATTATCCAGTTGTCGATTCAGTTGGCACGGGTTCAAATCTGTCACGTTATTTTCACCTTTCCCCGTATTCTGGTTCGAGATGGGGGGCGATCAATTTATCTAAAATGGAACAGACACTTCAGGTCACTGCCAGCACATTTATCGCGATCAACGATGACCTGATCCAGGAAAATTATATTTTGAATGGTGTGCCTGTCAGAGGGGCGATTCAACGTGTGCTCGTCTATCTCTTACAAGCGGGGGAACCGGTGGAGTGGACGCTGCCTACCGAAAGCAGTGTACAGTCAAAACTGACCAGTCGAAAACTGCCGGCTTCAGAACATCAGAAGTGGCAGCTTCCTCAATCGGGCGAACTATGGGAATTATCCTTTGAGGCACCGATTTTTAGTGAAATTGAAATTCGTGGAGAGCGTAGTCGACCCTTCCGAAAAAATTTCAGAGCTTCGTTGGTTTATGCACCTCAGGCAAAGCCATTTCGCGGAGTGGTACGTGTTTTAAATTCAGATGAATTGAATTTACGTATCAAGACAGACGGCTTGTCCGCAATGTCTGATTCTACAAGCAGCACACGATTGAAACGCAGTCAGCGAAACTATAAATGGGATTACGACGGTCCTTCTGTCTCATTAACAATTACACGCGCGGCCGATTTATCTGGCGCTGGTTTAGAACAAGGCACAGCAACGATTGTTGTTGATACAAAGTTCGGTCACGGAAATGGAGAGCCTGATGTGCATCAGGCAACAATAGACCTCGATTTATCAAAAACATTCGATGATAAAGTTTTGTTTCATTTTCCGTCTGATGTCAAACTGATTTCAACAGCCGTCAATCAGCAACGCGTCACTCCGATTGAAGCAGAAAACCATTTTCTAGTTCCTCTCTTCGATCAGTTGGATTCGTATCGAATTACGATACAGTATCAGACTTCGTCGGCAACTGATGGGCTGAGTGCGACACGCCAGATCCCGTTTCCTCAAATCAATCAACGAGTCTTGGAAACAGACTGGAATTTTACACTACCGGAAGGAATCAGACTCTTAAGTGGTCCTGATGATATGGTGCTGCAGCAGGCGATTTCTGAGGGATCACTGACTCGCAGATTCTTCGGTGTACTGGGGAAAGACCAGGGGCCTGCTGAAAGTACCGAGTCTCGCTGGAATGCAATCGTATTATTTCCGCTGAAGTATGGTATTCTGAAAACATCTAATACAGATCAGGCAAAGATTATCTCCTGGATTGTGTTACTGTTAACAATTCTTGTTGGACTGCTTTTGAGAATATTCAGTGTCGCGAATCGTGATAAGCTCTGTATTATGCTGGCGTTGAGCTCACTTGCTCTGGCCTGGATATTCCCCTTGCCATTAGCACAAATTGCTGGCAGTTGTTTTACCGGCATTTTGATTGTCATGTTAATTCCCCGCCGGTTCCTGCGGCAGGAAACAAAAATACAAATCGAGGATCAAAGTACAAAAGCGTATCAGCAGCCGACTTCTTCTATCTACTCAGCAGCCCATATGATCATGATTGGATTTCTGGGCACTTCAGCGGCTGCCGGCTATGCACAAAATTCACCCGTGCCGGTTTTAGCTCCTGCTGTAACTCAGTCAATAAAGATGAGGACGGAAACAGTTCTTCTGCCGGACTCCTCAGGTTCGCCAGAAGAATCGTTTGCCTATCTCACACCTGAGTTGCTTCAGCAATTAGAATTACTGACAGCTCCCAAACAGCAGCCTGAATATCTGATTTCTTCAGCTCGCTATGACGCTGAGATTCAAGAGAATCAATTACTGACGGTGAAGGCCAGCTTTCAAGTAAAAGTTCCGGTTGAGAAAGGCTTCGCTACGATTCAACTTCCTGTCGTTGGCGGAAATCTGAGTGGCCCGGATTCCTGTCGGGTTGATGGCGAGATCGTTCCTGTTTTATTGGGTTCAGACGGGAAAAGTATTCAAGTAAATGTGAAGAATGATCAATCACGAGAGTCAAAAGTGGCTTCCAATAGGGAGGGGCCAGTTGAAGCGAAAAAACCAGTCTTCCCATTTTCTTACCAGGATCATCGGATAGAACTGACTTTACATCCAGCGGTGAAATTCAGTGCTACCAGTGGACAATTTGAATTAGGGATTCCTCCTGTCGCAATCAATCAATTTACCTTTCAATGCAATGATCCCATTTATTATGTTGAACTTACCGAAACGACTGGCGTTTCCCGATATCAACTGGAAGGAAAGAAACGGTTTTCTTCTTTTCTCAAAGAGAATTCTGAGCTCAAGGTTAAGTGGCTGATGAGCCAGAACTCGGAGTCTACTCCCCTGAACCTGGAAGCAACAGTCTTAACCAATGCTGAAGTATCTCCTTCGTTGATTCGTATGGAAGTTCAGGTGAAATACTCAGTCCTGAGTGGGAAGGTCGATTATCTGTCTTGGGAAATTCCTGCAGGAACAATCTTGCGGAGCGTGAAGTCAGCGGGAATCACAGTGGTGCCTGCTTTGCGTCCGGCTGAGAGTGGGGGGACTGAAGAGTTGCTGTTGGAATTGTCGGAATCGAAAACCGGTGATTTCATCATTGATGCCACTTTCGATTTACCTGCAAACGATCCACTGACAGAAGTCAAAATATTCCCAATCGATATCAGTTCCGGAAAGCAGAATCCACAAGCTGCCGCGATTAAAGTTGTTTCACATCAAATTGGAGTGCGCTCTGGTCCTGAGTTCGAAATTGAACAGGCAGAAGCACTTTCTGAAGGTATTCTATCGGTATCGTCAAAGACCTCTGGGAAACCCATCGACGACAGTATCTTGAAGTCGTCTGTCCTGTTGTTTCAAGTCAATCAGCCGGCTCCCATTTCGCTGGTTCTCAAATCCAAAAATCCAGAACGAAAAGCACGGGTGAATCAGACTGTTGTCGTGAATCGAAAGAATATCGATTGGACTTTTGCTGCGGAATTGCGAATCAGTCAGGCTCCTGCATTTCGCCATACGATTATTGTTCCGCAAGGTCTTCGAATTGAATCACTGTCCGTCAAAGAAGAAGATGTAGAACGGCTCGCACACTGGCATCGCAAAGGAAATCTAATTACGCTATTTCTGAAAAATAAAACTTCAGGATTGCAGGATCTGACGCTAAAGGGGTGGCTACCAATTCGGAAATTGGGACGCCTGGAAATTCCAGGCATTCAATTGCAGGGCGTTAAAATTGAAGAGTCTCTATTAAGTTTATACAAAAAGCCACAACTCGATGTGCAGTTGACGTTGTCTCATTTTCGTCCAATTCAAGAGAGTTCCACACAGCCCGCGATTGCAGAGCATCTCATCTTTGTTGGTCGTTTTCAGGAAGTTGATTCCACCGAACAGCCCATTTCATTGTTGGTCAAATTGCAAAAATCGACGATCGCCGTTGATACGCTCACGATTATCGACTCTGTAGAGGACCAGCAGATTGAGGTGACGCAATCATTGCGTTTCTCCTTACCGGCTGCTGATAACAAACAACTGAATTTACTGATTCCGGCAGAGTATGGGAATGAGTTTTCGGTTGATGGGATGCCCTTTGAAATTCAGGATAAAATGCCTGATGGATTACAGAGGGTCGAGCTGCAACCAATGACTTCCACTGCGAAAGACAATACAGTCACTGTCAGGACTAAGGTCTTGAAGCCTGCCAGTGAACTGGTTATCTCGCCGGTAACTCTCGAAAATTCTCACATTCAAAATAATTATCTTCTACTTTCAACAACTCAGCAATTTCAGTTAACAGACAAAAAAACGAAAGAAACCCTTTTACCAGATAAGATTCCAACCTGGGTTCAGGCTCGTTGCGATGCGTCTTCCAATATTGACTGCAGTCGTGTCTATACGGCTTCGCAATTACCTTGGAAACTGAGTATGGTCTCCAGGAGGGCAGACGTAGCGAACCAGGAGTTTATTCCCTATTTGGAAACCGAAATTATTTTAAGCGATCAGGGAACCATACACGGTTTGACCCAGATCAAGCTGTTTAATCAAAACAGCCGTGTGTTAAATTTGGATTGGCCTGAAAAATTAAAGCTGATGGCAGTTTTGATCAACGGTGAGAGTGATAGTTCTCTCAAACCAGAAACAGCAATACTTGCAATTCCTTTAAATGCGGGCTCCCAGATTGAAGAGATTACTTTATTCTGGGAATCTTATCAAATTGACCATCAGTTTTTCCTGGAGAAAGCCCGGTTGCAGATTCCACAGCCGACGAATTTTTTGTTTGATAAAAATCTGATCAAAATTATTGCTTCAGATAGCCACCGAACATTCCTTTCCAATTCCGTGACCCCGTTTACCTACTTCGCAGATAAGCTGGAGGAACAACTCAAAATTGCTGAGCTTGAACTTGAGTTGGAAGAAGAGAATCAACTTTCACGTGCTACCTGGAAAACCATTGCAAGCGAATTTGCACAACTCGAAAGAATTATGGAGGAACCGGTTGATAAAGGCCAGAATACCAGCGATGAATTGAATCGATTCGATACATTGAAAGAACGTGTTTTCATCATAAAACAATACGTCAGTCCTATAGAAGCCGAAGATTCGGATCGGGGCACACTCTCCTTCGCGCGGCGGTTTCAACAAAAATTGGGACCAGTGTCAGTCCAGAAAGTGCGTTATTATTCCGGATCGGAAGATTCAACATCTGATTCTGATGCTTTGCAAGCCTGGATTATTCCGAACTTATATCTGAACGTTGTGCTAGCAGGTTTTTGTTTACTGATTCTGCTTCCGATTCTTGGCAGATGCGTACAATCCCGTTCTGCTGATTGGTTGAATACTCAACCTGCTATCGGATTATTATCGCTGGGTATCCTCTGGATATTGTTTTTATCGCCTCAATCTCTGGGACTGGTATTCATTGCACTGGCTATTATGGTTGAGTTCAAAAACAGGCAACCCGATTCTGAAAGTGCAAACCCTCCGACAACAAATACGCACAGCGCGGTTGAGTAATCCACGTGTCTCAATCAAAATATCAGTGACGTCAAAAACCGATGAGCCGAAGGAATTAAATTCGGTCGAGGCTATCTGCCCAGCGGCCGACCTCTTCTAAATTTGGCTGTTTCAGATATTGCCCGGCTTGTCTATCGTCCTTGAGAAGCTGGAAGACTGTCGGGTAATTCATTTTACGAATGGCCTCGATTCGCGGCTGTAATAACTGGTTCAGTGGATTATTGGCATTCAGAACAAAGTACAGGCTGAGTGGGAAATCGGGGTCTGTCTCAGGTGGCCTGTCTTGCAGGGATGCATCAGAAACTGCGACGCCACGAAACAGATCTCGGTATTTAAAAGCAAGATGAAACACAAACTCAGCACCGTTTGAATGGCTCACGAGAAAGATGCGTTTGTCATCAATGGCATAGCGTGATTTCATTGATTCAATGACTTCTTTAACAAATTCCGCTTCATCCTGATTCCAGCGAATGACATCTTGTGCTGCAGGTCCCACGATAATAATGCCACGTTGTTCACAGATACTTTTCCATTCTTTAAAAATCGTGGATTCCATTGTGTTCCCTGGAGGATGAATCCAGACCATCAGACCAAACTCATAATTGGGATCATAATTTTCCGGAACATAAGCCCAGAAGCTCTGCTCATTGCCGGGAAGCTGGTCTTTAAAGTGTCCGACTTTAATGTTTTGTTTCTTGTTCTCTTCAGCCGTTCGGGAGGGTCGCGCCTGGGTTGGTAAAGAAGATTCTACTGTGTTAGGCGTTGTCTGTAATTTGACGTTAAGGGCCAGTGGTTTCTGATCTCGGGATACCTGCAGTGTGGCAGTTTCGCCGGGACGCAGATGGTTGACCATTGATGCCAGCGCTTCTGCGGATGCCACTTTTTGTTTGTTGAACTCCAGTATCTGGTCCTTGGGTTTCAGACCTGCTTCCGCTGCTGCAGAATTGGAAAAGACAAACCGTACGCCTACTCCCTGGCCGTTTTCTGTTTTTGATTCACGTTGTGGCAGAATCCCCAGAAAACCTGATTCAAAAGGAACCAGTTTTTCATCCAGGGTGGCTTTAAACGTGAGAGGCTTCTGGACTCCTTCTCTGGTTACAGTCAGGCTGACAGATTCACCAGCGTACTTGCTCATCAGTACCTGCTTGACCTGAGAATGCATACTCACTGGTTTGCCATCCAATTTGGTCAGAGTATCTCCTGTTTTGAGCCCAGCGACTTGAGCCGGGCTTCCATAGCGTACTCGATCCAGTTTCATATTGGTTGATAAATCTCCTTTTCCAGTCATTGTGATACCTAACAACCCCGGATGGAGATCTTTGCCAGTATTCAGGCGAGGAATAATATTCAATACGTCGTACATGGGAATCGCAAAACCAATTCCTGAGTCATACCATTCCACACCGGCGGTTTCCCCTGTAGCACCCGGAGAAAGTGGGACCAGAATTCCCATCAGGCGGCCGTTAATATCTACCAGGGGACCACCATAATTGATAGGGGAAATCTTAGCATCTGTTTGAATGGCTTTTCCCCAGATTCTCCCCAGGGCACTGACAATTCCGACGGAAATACTGGGCTGATCCAGATCGAACGTTCGTCCCAGTGCAATAGACCACATTCCGACCTGAAGTTCATTCTCCGGCACGGCTAATGGCACAGGCAGGTTTTGTGCGTCAATTTTTAACAGGGTTAACATCTTCAAATGATCGGTGGCAACAACCTGTGCCGGAAAACGACGTCCATCAGGTAATGTCACCAGGATAGAGGATGGCTTGCCAATGAAATTAAATGCGCTGGAAATGATCAAACCATCGCGACTGACGATCACGCCTGAGGTTGGTCCGGTACCAGTTAAGATTTTTCCAACTCGTTCCTGACCACCCACAGTTTCAATTCTGACAATGGATGGATTTACAAAAGCAGCAGCCTGTTTGAAAGCGCGTTCTTCCAGTGACTCCAGATCAGAGGC
This window of the Gimesia fumaroli genome carries:
- a CDS encoding PDZ domain-containing protein, producing MTYIRNIYILIIALCLTGISVAQAQPPASDLESLEERAFKQAAAFVNPSIVRIETVGGQERVGKILTGTGPTSGVIVSRDGLIISSAFNFIGKPSSILVTLPDGRRFPAQVVATDHLKMLTLLKIDAQNLPVPLAVPENELQVGMWSIALGRTFDLDQPSISVGIVSALGRIWGKAIQTDAKISPINYGGPLVDINGRLMGILVPLSPGATGETAGVEWYDSGIGFAIPMYDVLNIIPRLNTGKDLHPGLLGITMTGKGDLSTNMKLDRVRYGSPAQVAGLKTGDTLTKLDGKPVSMHSQVKQVLMSKYAGESVSLTVTREGVQKPLTFKATLDEKLVPFESGFLGILPQRESKTENGQGVGVRFVFSNSAAAEAGLKPKDQILEFNKQKVASAEALASMVNHLRPGETATLQVSRDQKPLALNVKLQTTPNTVESSLPTQARPSRTAEENKKQNIKVGHFKDQLPGNEQSFWAYVPENYDPNYEFGLMVWIHPPGNTMESTIFKEWKSICEQRGIIIVGPAAQDVIRWNQDEAEFVKEVIESMKSRYAIDDKRIFLVSHSNGAEFVFHLAFKYRDLFRGVAVSDASLQDRPPETDPDFPLSLYFVLNANNPLNQLLQPRIEAIRKMNYPTVFQLLKDDRQAGQYLKQPNLEEVGRWADSLDRI